The genome window TGCGCTACGCCCGCAACATCACCGACGTGGACGACAAGATCAACGCCGCCGCGCAGGCGCAGGGCGTGCCGATCTCGGCCATCACCGACCGCTTCGCCGCCATCTATCGCCAGGACATGGCCGCGCTGGGGGTGACCCCGCCGGACATCGAGCCGGCCGCCACCGCACACATCCCGCACATCGTGGCGATGATCGAGCGGCTGATCGCCGGCGGCCACGCCTACGCCGCCGAGGGCCACGTGCTGTTCGCGGTGGCCAGCTTCGCCGGCTACGGCAAGCTGTCGCGGCGCGACCCGGAGGAGATGCTGGCCGGCGCCCGGGTCGAGGTCGCCCCCTACAAGCGCGACCCGGGCGACTTCGTGCTGTGGAAGCCCTCCAGCGACGAGCTGCCGGGCTGGGACTCGCCGTGGGGCCGCGGCCGTCCCGGCTGGCATATCGAATGCTCGGCGATGGCCGCCGCGCACCTGGGCGAGACCATCGACATCCATGCCGGCGGCGTGGACCTGCAGTTCCCGCACCACGAGAACGAGATCGCGCAGAGCGAATGCGCCCACGGCGGCGCCACCTTCGCCCGCGTCTGGCTGCACAACGGCATGCTGACCTTCAGCGGCGCCAAGATGAGCAAGTCGCTGGGCAACATCGAGACCGTGCACGACCTGATCGCCCGGCATCGGCCGGAGGCGCTGCGCTGCGCGCTGCTCAGCGCGCACTACCGGCAGCCGCTGGACTGGTCCGACGCCCTGATCCACGCCCAGGTCGCCCGGCTCGACGGCCTGTACGGGACGCTGCGCGACCTGCAGGGCATCGATGCCGAGGCGGTCATTCCGGCCGAGATCGAAGACGCCCTCGACGACGACCTCAACACGCCGCTGGCGCTGTCGGTGCTGTCGACCCTGGCGGCGCAGGCGCGGCAGAAACTGCGCGAGCTGGCGCCGGCCGGCGGTCCCGACCCCGCCGATGCCGCGCCGCGCGCGGACGCGCTGCGCCAGGCCAAGGGCCGCCTGCTCGGCGCCGGCCTGGCCCTGGGCCTGCTGCAGCAGGATCCCGAGGTCTGGTTCCAGGGCGCCGGCAGCGACGACGACGCCCGCATCCAGGCGCTGATCGACGCCCGCAGCGCCGCCAAGCAGGCCCGCGACTTCGCACGCGCCGACGCCATCCGCCAGGAACTGGCCGAGGCCGGCATTGTCCTGGAGGACACGCCGCAGGGCGTACGCT of Xanthomonas sacchari contains these proteins:
- the cysS gene encoding cysteine--tRNA ligase, whose protein sequence is MSLRLHNNLTRRVDAFEPLDPVAGPTLYVCGPTVYNYAHIGNARGPVVFDVLAALLRRRYGKLRYARNITDVDDKINAAAQAQGVPISAITDRFAAIYRQDMAALGVTPPDIEPAATAHIPHIVAMIERLIAGGHAYAAEGHVLFAVASFAGYGKLSRRDPEEMLAGARVEVAPYKRDPGDFVLWKPSSDELPGWDSPWGRGRPGWHIECSAMAAAHLGETIDIHAGGVDLQFPHHENEIAQSECAHGGATFARVWLHNGMLTFSGAKMSKSLGNIETVHDLIARHRPEALRCALLSAHYRQPLDWSDALIHAQVARLDGLYGTLRDLQGIDAEAVIPAEIEDALDDDLNTPLALSVLSTLAAQARQKLRELAPAGGPDPADAAPRADALRQAKGRLLGAGLALGLLQQDPEVWFQGAGSDDDARIQALIDARSAAKQARDFARADAIRQELAEAGIVLEDTPQGVRWKRG